The following are from one region of the Mustela lutreola isolate mMusLut2 chromosome 9, mMusLut2.pri, whole genome shotgun sequence genome:
- the LOC131807947 gene encoding 1,25-dihydroxyvitamin D(3) 24-hydroxylase, mitochondrial, giving the protein MSSPIGKSRSLVAFLQQLRHLGQPPRPVTSAACAPPGPREVPLCPLMEPGEAQDAAALPGPTNWPLLGSLPEILWKGGLKKQHDTLAEYHRKYGKIFRMKLGSFDSVHLGSPCLLEALYRTESAYPQRLEIKPWKAYRDYRKEGYGLLILEGEDWQRVRSAFQKKLMKPVEIMKLDNKINEVLADFMGRIDELCDERGHIEDLYSELNKWSFESICLVLYEKRFGLLQKDAGDEALNFIMAIKTMMSTFGRMMVTPVELHKSLNTKVWQAHTLAWDTIFKSVKSCVDNRLEKHSEQPSADFLCDIYHHNELSKKELYAAVTELQLAAVETTANSLMWILYNLSRNPHVQQKLLKEIRSVLPENQMPRAEDLRNMPYLKACLKESMRLTPSVPFTTRTLDKATVLGEYTLPKGTVLMLNTQVLGSNEENFKDSSQFRPERWLLQEKKKIHPFAHLPFGVGKRMCIGRRLAELQLHLALCWIVRKYDIVATDNEPVQMLHLGILVPSRELPIAFHQR; this is encoded by the exons ATGAGCTCCCCCATCGGCAAGAGCCGCTCCCTTGTCGCCTTCCTCCAGCAGCTGCGCCACCTGGGGCAGCCACCCAGACCCGTGACGTCCGCGGCGTGCGCACCCCCTGGGCCGCGGGAGGTGCCCCTCTGCCCGCTGATGGAACCCGGCGAGGCGCAGGATGCGGCCGCGCTGCCGGGCCCCACCAACTGGCCGCTGCTGGGCAGCCTGCCGGAGATTCTCTGGAAGGGGGGCCTCAAGAAACAGCACGACACGCTG GCGGAGTACCATAGGAAGTACGGCAAGATCTTCCGCATGAAGTTGGGTTCCTTCGACTCGGTGCACCTGGGCTCGCCGTGCCTGCTGGAAGCGCTGTACCGCACGGAGAGCGCGTACCCGCAGCGGctggagatcaagccctggaAGGCCTATCGCGACTATCGCAAGGAGGGCTACGGGCTGCTGATCCT GGAAGGAGAAGACTGGCAGAGGGTCCGGAGTGCTTTTCAGAAAAAACTCATGAAGCCAGTAGAAATTATGAAGCTGGACAACAAAATCAATGAG gtgTTGGCTGATTTTATGGGTAGAATAGATGAGCTCTGTGATGAGAGGGGCCACATTGAAGACTTATACAGCGAATTGAACAAATGGTCATTTGAAA GCATCTGCCTTGTGCTTTATGAGAAGAGGTTTGGACTCCTCCAGAAGGATGCAGGGGATGAAGCTTTGAACTTCATCATGGCCATCAAAACA ATGATGAGCACATTTGGAAGGATGATGGTGACCCCAGTCGAGCTGCACAAGAGCCTCAATACCAAGGTGTGGCAGGCCCACACGCTGGCCTGGGACACCATTTTCAAATCAG TCAAATCTTGTGTCGACAATCGCTTAGAAAAACATTCTGAGCAGCCCAGCGCAGATTTCCTCTGTGATATTTATCACCATAATGAGCTGTCCAAGAAAGAATTGTATGCAGCAGTCACAGAGCTCCAGCTGGCCGCCGTAGAAACG ACAGCAAACAGCTTAATGTGGATTCTCTACAATTTATCCCGTAACCCCCATGTGCAGCAAAAGCTTCTTAAGGAAATTCGGAGTGTATTGCCTGAAAATCAGATGCCACGGGCAGAGGATTTGAGGAATATGCCGTATTTAAAAGCCTGTTTGAAAGAATCTATGAG actcACCCCAAGTGTGCCGTTCACAACTCGGACGCTTGACAAGGCAACGGTTCTGGGTGAATACACTTTACCCAAAGGA ACAGTGTTGATGCTAAATACCCAGGTGTTGGGATCCAacgaagaaaattttaaagattcaagCCAGTTTAGGCCGGAACGTTGGCTTcttcaggagaagaaaaagattcaTCCTTTTGCGCATCTCCCATTTGGTGTTGGGAAAAGAATGTGCATCGGTCGGCGACTAGCTGAGCTCCAGCTCCATTTGGCTCTTTGCTGG ATCGTCCGCAAATACGACATCGTGGCCACGGACAACGAGCCAGTGCAGATGCTACATCTTGGCATCCTGGTGCCCAGCCGGGAGCTCCCCATCGCCTTCCACCAGCGCTAA